The following nucleotide sequence is from Halorussus caseinilyticus.
CTACTTCAATTCATGCATATTTTTGAACCCCGAGTGTCATCAACCGGTATGAAACGCCGCCCGTTCCTCCACCTCGCGGTCGGCGCGGCCGCGGCGACCGCCGGTTGCTTGGGCCGGTTCGACACCGACGCGAGACCGGCCGACGCGACGGTCTCGCCCACTGCCACGACTCGGATGGCGGCCGCCGACGAGTCGGGCGACGACGCCGCCCTCTCGGTCGCTGGCGTCGAGACGTTCGACTACGTGGTTCGCCTGAACGACCTCGGCGACGACCCCGGCGGCGGCGTCACCGCGTTCTCGGACTTGACCGACCGCCAGCGCGAAGTCGTCGCTACCGCCATCGACGGGACCTACCGGACCCGAGACCCGGCGATGTGGCTTCGCAAATTCGCCAGCGGGACTCCGTTCGTGGAACGCGACGCGACCTACTACCGACTCGAAGACACCTTCCCGACCTACCGCGTCACCGCGAAGTCCGCCGCCGAGTCCGACGTGTCCGGCGAAGTCGCCAGTTACGACGAGTACGAACGGGCCGTCACCCACGACGGCTACGTCACCAGCGGTCTCTTGGGAATCGCTCGCCGGGAGGGAATCGAGTTGAGTTACGTCTGGCCGTCGCTCCGGGAGTTCTTCGAGACCTACGACGCCGTACGCTACCACGGCGAAGTCGTCTCATTCTCGGTCGAAGTCACCGACTCCGGCCCGCCCTACGAGATGTCGGCGACCGAGGTGCCGGTCTCGAAGGCGGTCGGCGGGTCGGTGTGGAACGCCAGCGCGGAGTCCGAGCGGACTCGCCGACTCGTCCGGCGCGCGGGTCGCGCCCGCGGCGCGTACGGGTTCGACCGCGCACCCGCGGGCCTGCTCGCGGCCCTCCGGTCCCACGAGTACGTCCGCCTCGACGACACCTTCTACACGACCTACGTCGAGAAGCGCGACCCGGTTCCGGTCTCGGTGTCGGCCGAGGTCCGCGACGGCCGTCTCCGCCTCGCGCTCCGCAACGACGGAGACGCCGACGTTCGCCTCTCCAGCGGCGTACCCCGACCGTTCGGCGTCGTCCGCTGTCGCCCGGCGGACGCGCCAGACTCCTCGGCGCACCGCCTGCTCTGGACCGACGCCTACGCCGACAGCGACCACGTTCGGACCGACGGCCGCCGAATCGCGTCGGTCAACGACCTCGCCCTCGTCTCGACGCTCGGTCCCGGCGAGTCGGTCGCCGAGACCTACGCGGTCCCGGCCGACCTCCCGCCCGGCGAGTACGCCGTCGAGAGTTCGCTCGGCGTGCGGAGCGACGGCGGCGATGGCGAGAGCGACGGAGAAAGCGACGGCAGTTCGACGGTCCGGTATCGCGTCACGTTCTCGGTCGCGTGACGCTCACTGGCACGGTTCTCGCCCGACGAGAATCCGCGAGTAGGGTTATATCTCTCTTGGTCGTACTACAAGTATGGCTACAGAAACCAAATCCCGAAACCTCGGTCGCAGACCCGCAAGCCAGACCATCTTCGGCGCGCTCGTCGTTCTCATCGGCGTCTTGCTCCTGTTGGACACGACCGGCGTGTTCGACACCGGCGCTCTGCTGACCTACGTCCCGTCGCTGTTCGTTCTCGTCGCGCTGTACGCGATGGTCGCCAGCGAGTTCCGGAACGTCGCCGGACCGCTCGTCGTCGCCCTGCTCGCGGGCGGGTCCCAACTCGTCGCGCTCGGCGTCGTCGAGTTCGCGGACCTCGCCCCGCTCTGGCCGGTGTTCGTCATCGCGTTCGGTCTCTCGGTCGTGCTGGCGCGCTACCGCGCTCGCGCCCACACGGTCCCCGACGACTACGTGTCGGCGCTGGCGCTCTTCGGCGGGAGCGAGAAGCGTTCGACCTCGAAATCCTTCGCGGGGGCCGACCTCACCGCCCTCTTCGGCGGCGCGGAACTCGACCTGCGTGACACCGAACTCACCGACAGACCGGCGCAGGTGTCGGCGACGGCCCTCTTCGGCGGCATCGACGTGGTGGTGCCCCGCGACTGGAACGTCCGGGTGGACGTGCTTCCGGTCTTCGGCGCGGCCGAGGACGACCGACCCCGCCGCGAGGAGGAGAGCGAGGACGTGGACCTCGTGGTGACGGGGTTCGTCGCCTTCGGCGGAATCAGCGTGACGGACTGATTCCCCGCGAAGTCCGAGGGAAAGTCTACGTTTTACCCGTGTCAACTCATTTATAACTGTTCCTTAGGGGCTATCACCATCTCGTTGGTCCCACTCGTCGTCTTTTTCGCTGTTAATTCGGGGCAAATCTCGTGGCTGGATGGAGTCACGATTCTGCGTCAAAGCGCGTTTCCGTGCGGTGCTAACCATACCAATAACTTCTTCATTTAGTTCAGCAACAAACTCGTCTGTCGTTGCTACATCCTCAAGTAAGTCTTCTAAAGCACTTGTATCAATCACTTGTTGGTCCACTCTGTTTTCGTCTACTTGATTGCCCACCCCGATTTCACCATTTCCGTCATCTTGCTCGTCATCTACGATATCTTCGTCAAGTTGGTCCCAGTCATCGTCATCCCCATTATTATTCATCAATGTT
It contains:
- a CDS encoding LiaF transmembrane domain-containing protein, with translation MATETKSRNLGRRPASQTIFGALVVLIGVLLLLDTTGVFDTGALLTYVPSLFVLVALYAMVASEFRNVAGPLVVALLAGGSQLVALGVVEFADLAPLWPVFVIAFGLSVVLARYRARAHTVPDDYVSALALFGGSEKRSTSKSFAGADLTALFGGAELDLRDTELTDRPAQVSATALFGGIDVVVPRDWNVRVDVLPVFGAAEDDRPRREEESEDVDLVVTGFVAFGGISVTD